The genomic window TTGCATTGCCTCCTCCGCTTCTAGTAACTCAAGCACGTACGGAAAGATTTGGTTAAACTGTGGGCTACCTTTCTCCAGTGTGCGCAAACAAGAGAGGAAGACGAGAGCAGTCGATGGCAAACGAACAAACGCCCTGAATTTTCTGCAGCACAACACCCTCCGACACCTCATCCCTTTCTGCTGCACTCTTTACCCGAAGCCACCAACCATGATTATTTTACTCACTCTACGCGCACGCACGCGCACTGGATCAGAGTGAGCGACATCACCAGAAATTTTCTTGTTGAGAAGAACGGCCATCAAGGCAAGAAGTATGGACGAGAGCAACGCATTAGTTTTTTGCCCAATCATGAATTCAAAACCTTGCAAGACTATGGCCAGGTGAAACGTTTCCACACGGCTAATGTGCAGGACATATATATACGCGAGGGCGCCAAACACATTTCCCAACTCACCACGCACAGCGCCATTTGTTAATCACGAGGCCTAAATCCACCTCTTGGTTAATTATATCAGCTGTCACAAGTTTTTTACGTAGCGCGCATGGCCACGGCAATGTATGACAGCGTGCTGCACTTGCAGCTGCACCCCGGCGCCATCGCCGTCACGGTCGTGGCCTTGGCCTCGGCGTACATGGTGTGGTTCTGGGCGCTGTCGAGGCGGCTGTCGGGGCCCCCGATGTGGCCGCTGGTGGGCAGCCTCCCCAGCGTCGTGATGAACCGGAAGCGGGTCCACGACTGGATTGCCGACAACCTGCGCGCGACGGGCGAGGCGGCGACGTACCAGACGTGCATCCTGCCGCTGCCGTTCCTGGCGCGGCGGCAGGGGCTGGTGACGGTGACGTGCAACCCGCGGAACCTGGAGCACATCCTGCGCGCGCGCTTCGACAACTACCCCAAGGGCCCCATGTGGCAGGCGGCGTTCCACGACCTCCTCGGCCAGGGCATCTTCAACTCCGACGGCGAGACGTGGCTGCTCCAGCGCAAGACGGCGGCGCTCGAGTTCACCACCCGGACGCTGCGCCAGGCCATGGCGCGCTGGGCCAACCGCTCCATCAAGGACCGCCTGTGGCGCATCCTCGCGGACCACTGCGACGCCGCCGCCAGCGTCGACCTCCAGGACCTCCTCCTGCGCCTCACCTTCGACAACATCTGCGGGCTCACCTTCGGCAAGGACCCCGAGACGTTGTCGCCGGGCTTGACGGAGAACCCCTTCGCCAACGCCTTCGACGAGGCCACCTTGGCGACCATGCAGAGGTTTCTGTTCCCTAGCTTCCTGTGGCGGATCAAGAAGGCGCTGGGCATCGGCAGCGAGCAGAGCCTCCGCAAGAGCCTCGCGGTGGTGGACCAGTTCATGACGGAGACCATCGCGGCGCGCAAGGCGACGCCGTCGGACGACCTGCTGTCCCGGTTCATGAAGAAGCGCGACAGCAACGGCAAGGCGTTCCCGGAGGACGTGCTGCAGTGGATCGCGCTCAACTTCCTGCTCGCGGGCCGCGACACGTCGTCCGTCGCGCTCAGCTGGTTCTTCTGGACGATCATGCAGAGGCCGGACGTGGAGCGCAAGGTGCTCCTCGAGATCGCGTCCGTGCTCAGGGAGACGCGCGGCGACGACACGGGTAGGTGGGCGGAGGAGCCGCTGGACTTCGACGAGCTGGACCGCCTCGTGTACCTCAAGGCGGCATTGTCGGAGACGCTGCGCCTGTACCCGTCGGTGCCGCAGGACTCCAAGTACGTGGTGGCCGACGACGTGCTCCCCGACGGCACCGTGGTGCCGGCCGGCTCGGCGATCACCTACTCCATCTACTCGGTCGGGAGGATGGAGAGCATATGGGGCAAGGACTGCGTGGAGTTCCGGCCGGAGCGGTGGCTGTCGGCGGACGGCAGCCGCTTCGAGCCCGTCAAGGACGCGTACCGCTTCGTGGCGTTCAACGGCGGGCCGAGGACGTGCCTCGGCAAGGACCTCGCCTACCTGCAGATGAAGTCCATCGCGTCGGCGGTGCTGTTGCGCCACTCGGTGGAGCTGGTGCCGGGCCACCAGGTGGAGCAGAAGATGTCGCTCACCCTGTTCATGAAGAACGGGCTCCGCGTGAACGTCAAGCCAAGGGACCTCGCCGGCTacgtcgcgccgccgccggaggaggcgCCGCCACTGGGGTCAGTCGTGATCCCAACCACCACTGCCGCCGCTGCATAGTCTTGCGTCTGCCTACGTACATTGGTTTCTGAATTCTGATGCTTGTTCATTCTTCCCGCTGAATTTGTTCTTCTTCATACAGCTGTGTGcgttttttttttgtgtttttcggtTGTGTACTTTTGACGAGGTATTGGTGGATCGTCAAATGAAATGAAGTTTATACGTTGCATTCATATATTTTGAAGTAAAGGTAAAGGGCACcactaggcgccggcgcaccggccgaaactttcggccggtccAGCCATAGCCGCTCGATGCGAGCCGCGGGGTTGGATCTggagcaaaaaaaataaaattgccccagcttcttcttcctcgggcccCCGTGGCGCATCTCCGGCGAGATCCCCCGTGGCTCGCAGCACCGCGCAGCCCAGCAAGGCCCCCGCGGCGCATCTCCGGCGCAGATCGCTGCCATGGATTTAGGCTCGAGCTCCGTTACGGCCGGTCGAGGTTGCAGCTCGCCGCGAGCCCGTAGCAGCTCGCCGGCGACCGGTTGCAGCATCCGCCCCTGCCCCCCGTGCTGGATCTCGCCGCCAGAATTGACGGAAACCCGTGCTGGGTCGCAGCTCGGccgtgatggatgtagcaaaacattatgccggttgtagcaaaaa from Triticum aestivum cultivar Chinese Spring chromosome 3B, IWGSC CS RefSeq v2.1, whole genome shotgun sequence includes these protein-coding regions:
- the LOC123071452 gene encoding cytochrome P450 86A1, whose product is MATAMYDSVLHLQLHPGAIAVTVVALASAYMVWFWALSRRLSGPPMWPLVGSLPSVVMNRKRVHDWIADNLRATGEAATYQTCILPLPFLARRQGLVTVTCNPRNLEHILRARFDNYPKGPMWQAAFHDLLGQGIFNSDGETWLLQRKTAALEFTTRTLRQAMARWANRSIKDRLWRILADHCDAAASVDLQDLLLRLTFDNICGLTFGKDPETLSPGLTENPFANAFDEATLATMQRFLFPSFLWRIKKALGIGSEQSLRKSLAVVDQFMTETIAARKATPSDDLLSRFMKKRDSNGKAFPEDVLQWIALNFLLAGRDTSSVALSWFFWTIMQRPDVERKVLLEIASVLRETRGDDTGRWAEEPLDFDELDRLVYLKAALSETLRLYPSVPQDSKYVVADDVLPDGTVVPAGSAITYSIYSVGRMESIWGKDCVEFRPERWLSADGSRFEPVKDAYRFVAFNGGPRTCLGKDLAYLQMKSIASAVLLRHSVELVPGHQVEQKMSLTLFMKNGLRVNVKPRDLAGYVAPPPEEAPPLGSVVIPTTTAAAA